The following are encoded together in the Kwoniella europaea PYCC6329 chromosome 1, complete sequence genome:
- a CDS encoding transketolase — protein sequence MSPVATQHLDASHGTALSKDPHVSGKASTPDTEKLVINTIRCLGADLCQQYKGGHPGTVMGAAAIATALWRYSMRYNPVNPDWINRDRFVLSAGHACLLQYILLHLSGYSTWTLDQIKNYHAPTMDGIAAGHPEIEYPGIELTTGLLGQGIANAVGLAIANKNMAATYNKDGYPIIDNKVWCFTGDGCLQEGVGQEAISMAGHWGLDNLILVYDNNSVTVDGTIDICFTDDTSAKLRSMGWHVLEVDDGSNDLAAIVEAFDQAKSFTGKPVFINIKTVIGIGSANQGSGKVHGAALGEDDVANVKKALGFDPKEKFVVAPSVYDYFKESKARGEKDEKEWNELFRKYTEAYPAEAKEFQRRLAGERLEGWENNLPLKAFLPQDPKATRQSSGIMLRSVVPQDNSFLVGSADLCESTFVNWDKMVEFQNPKSGYGDYSGRQIRYGIREHAMVGVANGLAAWHKGSIVPIMSSYFIFWLYAAPSLRMAALMKLRFIAIATHDSIGVGEDGPTHQPVAFPLFLRALPNFNYIRPADAEEVAGAWILALKDSERPSLLSLTRQPVPLLAGTDRNQVQFGAYIVHGDAGEVPDITLVATGSEVARAVDTAKLLSDYKVRVVSMPHMGRFDQQSAEYRRSIIPSSKSLVIAIEPYCSFGWAKYAHAGAHMTGFGHSAPYSTLFEHFGFGPKNLAAKISAWAETRKSSQGWDLPGVGEFEELLLHQNQGH from the exons ATGTCACCTGTAGCTACTCAACACCTCGATGCCTCACACGGCACTGCACTCAGCAAAGACCCTCACGTATCGGGCAAAGCGTCCACTCCCGATACCGAAAAGCTGGTCATCAATACCATAAGATGTCTCGGTGCCGATCTGTGCCAACAG TACAAGGGTGGGCACCCCGGGACAGTGATGGGTGCCGCTGCTATTGCTACTGCTCTTTGGCGATACAGTATGAGGTACAACCCTGTTAATCCAGATTGGATTAACCGAGATC GGTTCGTTCTTTCCGCTGGACACGCATGTCTCCTTCAATACATCCTGCTTCATCTATCCGGATATTCTACCTGGACCCTCGACCAAATCAAGAACTATCATGCCCCAACTATGGATGGTATAGCCGCCGGTCATCCTGAAATCGAATATCCAGGTATTGAATTGACCACCGGTCTGTTGGGTCAAGGTATCGCCAATGCCGTTGGTCTTGCCATAGCGAACAAGAATATGGCCGCCACCTACAACAAGGACGGTTACCCAATCATAGATAACAAGGTTTGGTGTTTCACTGGAGATGGATGTTTGCAAGAAGGTGTTGGACAGGAAG CCATCTCCATGGCTGGTCATTGGGGTCTTGACAACCTTATCCTTGTATACGACAACAACTCAGTCACTGTTGATGGTACCATTGACATCTGTTTCACCGATGATACTTCTGCCAAACTAAGATCTATGGGATGGCACGTTCTGGAGGTCGATGATGGGTCTAATGACCTGGCAGCTATCGTCGAAGCCTTTGATCAAGCCAAATCTTTCACCGGTAAACCCGtattcatcaacatcaagaCGGTCATTGGTATCGGATCAGCCAATCAAGGTAGTGGGAAGGTACACGGAGCCGCATTAGGTGAGGACGATGTTGCCAACGTCAAGAAAGCTCTCGGTTTCGATCCTAAGGAGAAGTTTGTCGTGGCCCCATCGGTTTACGATTACTTCAAGGAGTCAAAGGCTAGAGGCGAGAAGGACGAGAAAGAATGGAACGAGCTTTTCAGAAAATATACTGAAGCTTATCCAGCTGAAGCCAAAGAATTCCAAAGAAGATTAGCAGGTGAACGACTTGAAGGTTGGGAAAACAATCTACCTCTCAAGGCCTTTCTACCACAAGATCCAAAAGCCACAAGACAATCTAGTGGAATCATGCTCCGATCGGTGGTACCTCAAGATAATTCTTTCTTGGTCGGGAGTGCCGATCTGTGTGAATCAACCTTTGTCAACTGGGATAAAATGGTGGAATTCCAGAACCCCAAATCTGGTTATGGCGATTATTCTGGTCGTCAAATTAGATACGGTATCAGAGAACATGCCATGGTAGGTGTAGCAAATGGTCTGGCTGCATGGCATAAAGGGTCGATTGTACC TATCATGTCCAGTTACTTCATTTTCTGGTTATACGCCGCTCCATCCTTGCGTATGGCCGCTTTAATGAAGCTCCGATTCATCGCCATTGCGACCCACGATTCCATTGGTGTCGGGGAGGATGGGCCAACCCATCAACCTGTGGCTTTCCCACTTTTCCTGAGGGCTCTGCCCAATTTCAACTACATCCGACCTGCAGATGCTGAGGAAGTTGCAGGAGCATGGATCTTAGCCCTGAAAGATTCCGAACGCCCTAGTTTACTTTCGCTTACTCGACAACCTGTACCTCTCTTGGCTGGTACCGATCGAAATCAGGTCCAGTTTGGTGCTTATATCGTTCACGGCGATGCCGGTGAAGTACCTGACATCACTCTTGTCGCCACTGGTTCGGAAGTCGCTCGAGCTGTCGACACCGCCAAGCTGCTTTCTGACTACAAAGTTAGAGTTGTGTCGATGCCTCATATGGGAAGATTCGACCAGCAATCAGCTGAATATCGAAGATCGATTATCCCTTCCAGCAAATCATTGGTTATCGCCATCGAACCATACTGTTCTTTCGGGTGGGCAAAGTACGCTCATGCTGGTGCACACATGACTGGTTTCGGTCACTCGGCTCCCTACAGCACTTTGTTCGAACACTTTGGTTTCGGCCCCAAAAACTTGGCTGCTAAGATATCTGCTTGGGCTGAGACCAGGAAGAGCTCTCAAGGCTGGGATTTACCCGGTGTGGGCGAATTCGAAGAGCTTCTCTTGCATCAGAATCAGGGGCATTAA